In Gopherus evgoodei ecotype Sinaloan lineage chromosome 10, rGopEvg1_v1.p, whole genome shotgun sequence, a single window of DNA contains:
- the LOC115658930 gene encoding lamin-L(III)-like isoform X1, whose amino-acid sequence MATAVSSTPGGSGRALGRSAAFSPLSPTRLSRLQEKEELQQLNDRLAAYIDRVRALEADKATLQLRLAELEEGSSRELGNLRLRYETELADARKALDCIAIERATLQVELGKLSEEHRQLHARNSKKEADLNLAQAHIRDVDAQLNSKEADLATALSGKRSLEGDLQELKDQIVTLKLALEDTKKNLHGEMLRRVDLENQMKTVQEQMTFQKRLHEDELKETKRFHESRIAEIESGRQREFESKLSDALQGLRKEHEEQIQEYKDDLERTFSAKMENAQLSAAKNSDFANAAREELMETKMRVDTLTSQLNHYQSQNCALENRIRELQETLDYDREMHRRHMAEKDKEMAQTRRQMQAQLEEYEHLLDVKLALDLEINAYRKMLEGEEQRLKLSSSPSSQSVATQATTSHGRRFLHGKKRKLKESKKGEHSVSFKIVQHASCSGNVSIEEIDTEGNFVKLKNNSDEDQSLTGWVLRRRLGSLSEITYKFPARFVLQAGQVVTIWGADAGVNQSPSDLVWKSQQSWGTGDNIGVTLINADGEETAERKVIHVSRGEEGGELEEEFDEEEITGSEMEFHRRCLQQNEDPSCSVM is encoded by the exons ATGGCCACGGCGGTGTCCTCCACCCCGGGAGGCAGCGGGCGAGCTCTCGGGCGCTCGGCCGCGTTCTCCCCGCTCAGCCCGACCCGGCTCAGCCGGCTGCAGGAGAaagaggagctgcagcagctcaaTGACCGCCTGGCCGCCTACATCGACCGGGTGCGGGCCCTGGAGGCCGATAAAGCCACGCTGCAGCTGCGCCTGGCGGAGCTGGAGGAAGGGAGCAGCCGGGAGCTGGGCAACCTGCGGCTCCGCTACGAGACCGAGCTGGCCGATGCCCGCAAGGCGCTGGACTGCATCGCTATCGAGCGGGCCACGCTGCAGGTGGAGCTGGGCAAGCTCAGCGAGGAGCACCGACAGCTGCACGCCAG GAATTCTAAAAAAGAAGCTGACTTAAATCTGGCACAGGCTCACATAAGAGACGTTGATGCTCAGCTGAACTCCAAGGAGGCTGACTTAGCAACAGCTTTGAGTGGAAAAAGAAGTTTGGAGGGCGACCTTCAAGAGTTAAAGGATCAAATAGTCACT CTTAAGTTGGCATTGGAAGATACCAAAAAGAATCTCCATGGAGAAATGTTGAGGAGAGTGGACCTGGAAAACCAAATGAAAACTGTGCAAGAACAAATGACATTCCAGAAACGCCTTCATGAGGAT gAGCTCAAGGAAACAAAAAGATTCCATGAGAGCAGGATAGCTGAAATAGAATCTGGCCGTCAGAGGGAGTTTGAGAGCAAACTTTCagatgctctgcaaggactcaGAAAGGAGCATGAAGAACAAATTCAGGAATACAAAGATGACTTGGAGCGCACGTTCAGTGCCAAA ATGGAGAATGCTCAACTTTCTGCCGCAAAAAATAGTGACTTTGCCAATGCTGCTCGTGAGGAGTTGATGGAAACAAAGATGAGAGTTGACACTTTGACATCCCAGCTTAATCATTATCAAAGCCAG AACTGTGCGTTGGAGAACAGAATAAGAGAATTACAGGAGACCCTGGATTATGACCGTGAGATGCATCGAAGACATATGGCTGAAAAAGATAAAGAGATGGCACAAACACGGCGGCAGATGCAAGCACAGTTGGAGGAATATGAGCATCTACTAGATGTGAAACTGGCTCTAGATCTAGAAATAAATGCCTACAGAAAGATGCTGGAAGGAGAAGAACAGAG GCTAAAActgtcatctagtccatcttccCAAAGTGTTGCAACGCAGGCAACAACCAGCCATGGGCGTCGCTTCCtgcatggaaaaaagagaaaactgaaagaATCCAAAAAGGGAGAGCACAGTGTCAGCTTTAAAATTGTTCAGCATGCATCATGTTCAGGAAATGTGTCTATAGAAGAAATTGACACAGAAGGGAATTTTGTCAAGCTTAAAAACAACTCGGATGAG GATCAATCGCTAACTGGATGGGTACTAAGACGACGGCTTGGAAGCTTGTCTGAAATAACATACAAATTCCCTGCTCGGTTTGTCCTTCAGGCAGGCCAAGTAGTTACG atCTGGGGTGCTGATGCTGGTGTAAACCAGAGTCCTAGTGATCTGGTGTGGAAATCTCAGCAGTCTTGGGGAACTGGGGATAACATTGGTGTTACACTCATCAATGCTGATGGAGAG GAGACTGCAGAACGGAAGGTCATACATGTATccagaggagaagaaggtggTGAACTGGAAGAGGAGTTTGATGAAGAAGAAATAACGGGGAGCGAAATGGAGTTTCATCGTCGG
- the LOC115658930 gene encoding lamin-L(III)-like isoform X2 — protein MATAVSSTPGGSGRALGRSAAFSPLSPTRLSRLQEKEELQQLNDRLAAYIDRVRALEADKATLQLRLAELEEGSSRELGNLRLRYETELADARKALDCIAIERATLQVELGKLSEEHRQLHARNSKKEADLNLAQAHIRDVDAQLNSKEADLATALSGKRSLEGDLQELKDQIVTLKLALEDTKKNLHGEMLRRVDLENQMKTVQEQMTFQKRLHEDELKETKRFHESRIAEIESGRQREFESKLSDALQGLRKEHEEQIQEYKDDLERTFSAKMENAQLSAAKNSDFANAAREELMETKMRVDTLTSQLNHYQSQNCALENRIRELQETLDYDREMHRRHMAEKDKEMAQTRRQMQAQLEEYEHLLDVKLALDLEINAYRKMLEGEEQRLKLSSSPSSQSVATQATTSHGRRFLHGKKRKLKESKKGEHSVSFKIVQHASCSGNVSIEEIDTEGNFVKLKNNSDEDQSLTGWVLRRRLGSLSEITYKFPARFVLQAGQVVTIWGADAGVNQSPSDLVWKSQQSWGTGDNIGVTLINADGEETAERKVIHVSRGEEGGELEEEFDEEEITGSEMEFHRRTKRRKKKCCLVS, from the exons ATGGCCACGGCGGTGTCCTCCACCCCGGGAGGCAGCGGGCGAGCTCTCGGGCGCTCGGCCGCGTTCTCCCCGCTCAGCCCGACCCGGCTCAGCCGGCTGCAGGAGAaagaggagctgcagcagctcaaTGACCGCCTGGCCGCCTACATCGACCGGGTGCGGGCCCTGGAGGCCGATAAAGCCACGCTGCAGCTGCGCCTGGCGGAGCTGGAGGAAGGGAGCAGCCGGGAGCTGGGCAACCTGCGGCTCCGCTACGAGACCGAGCTGGCCGATGCCCGCAAGGCGCTGGACTGCATCGCTATCGAGCGGGCCACGCTGCAGGTGGAGCTGGGCAAGCTCAGCGAGGAGCACCGACAGCTGCACGCCAG GAATTCTAAAAAAGAAGCTGACTTAAATCTGGCACAGGCTCACATAAGAGACGTTGATGCTCAGCTGAACTCCAAGGAGGCTGACTTAGCAACAGCTTTGAGTGGAAAAAGAAGTTTGGAGGGCGACCTTCAAGAGTTAAAGGATCAAATAGTCACT CTTAAGTTGGCATTGGAAGATACCAAAAAGAATCTCCATGGAGAAATGTTGAGGAGAGTGGACCTGGAAAACCAAATGAAAACTGTGCAAGAACAAATGACATTCCAGAAACGCCTTCATGAGGAT gAGCTCAAGGAAACAAAAAGATTCCATGAGAGCAGGATAGCTGAAATAGAATCTGGCCGTCAGAGGGAGTTTGAGAGCAAACTTTCagatgctctgcaaggactcaGAAAGGAGCATGAAGAACAAATTCAGGAATACAAAGATGACTTGGAGCGCACGTTCAGTGCCAAA ATGGAGAATGCTCAACTTTCTGCCGCAAAAAATAGTGACTTTGCCAATGCTGCTCGTGAGGAGTTGATGGAAACAAAGATGAGAGTTGACACTTTGACATCCCAGCTTAATCATTATCAAAGCCAG AACTGTGCGTTGGAGAACAGAATAAGAGAATTACAGGAGACCCTGGATTATGACCGTGAGATGCATCGAAGACATATGGCTGAAAAAGATAAAGAGATGGCACAAACACGGCGGCAGATGCAAGCACAGTTGGAGGAATATGAGCATCTACTAGATGTGAAACTGGCTCTAGATCTAGAAATAAATGCCTACAGAAAGATGCTGGAAGGAGAAGAACAGAG GCTAAAActgtcatctagtccatcttccCAAAGTGTTGCAACGCAGGCAACAACCAGCCATGGGCGTCGCTTCCtgcatggaaaaaagagaaaactgaaagaATCCAAAAAGGGAGAGCACAGTGTCAGCTTTAAAATTGTTCAGCATGCATCATGTTCAGGAAATGTGTCTATAGAAGAAATTGACACAGAAGGGAATTTTGTCAAGCTTAAAAACAACTCGGATGAG GATCAATCGCTAACTGGATGGGTACTAAGACGACGGCTTGGAAGCTTGTCTGAAATAACATACAAATTCCCTGCTCGGTTTGTCCTTCAGGCAGGCCAAGTAGTTACG atCTGGGGTGCTGATGCTGGTGTAAACCAGAGTCCTAGTGATCTGGTGTGGAAATCTCAGCAGTCTTGGGGAACTGGGGATAACATTGGTGTTACACTCATCAATGCTGATGGAGAG GAGACTGCAGAACGGAAGGTCATACATGTATccagaggagaagaaggtggTGAACTGGAAGAGGAGTTTGATGAAGAAGAAATAACGGGGAGCGAAATGGAGTTTCATCGTCGG accaaaagaagaaaaaagaaatgttGTTTGGTGTCATGA